The sequence CGGCCCAGCTCGCCCTGGCCGAGCTCGAGACCGCCGAGGGCAAGTACTGGAGCGCCCTGGAAAGGGTCAACGCCGTGGCGGAATTTTGCCCGGAAAGCGCCCGCGTCTGGCTCGCCATGGCGAATCTGTACCGGCAGAAAAACATCACCCCCCGGGAGCGCGAGGCCCTGGAGAGGGCCCTGGCGGCAGAACCGGACCACATGGCCGCCCTCTACGAGACGGGCCTCTTCCTGCGCCGGCACCAGCATCCCACCGAAGCCATCGAAATCCTCCGGCGCCTGGTGGAGCTCTCCCCGGACCACCAGAACGCCTGGCGCGACCTGGCCGACCTCCTCCAAAGCACCGGCGGTTACCATGAAGCCGCCCGTGCCTACGAGCGGTTCCTGGAGCTCAAGACCACCGAGGTGGACGCCTGCCTGGAGCTGGCCCGTTGCCACCAGAAGGGGGGATTCGGGGACCGGTTGGCCGATTTCTCGACGGTCATCGAGCGCGCGCCGTTCGATTACCGCGGCTACGTCCAGCTCGCCCTGGCGCTGGAGGAGGACCAGGGCCGCCTGGACCGGGAACTCTACCGCCGGGCCCTGGAGCTTTACCCCGCCAAGGACTGGCTGCGCGGTTACCTCGCCTGGCGGTCGAACGCCACCCGGGACGAGTTCATGCCCGACGTCGGGGAGCTCATCGCGAACGCCCCCGAGGCCGCCGACTACCCCGAGTCGGACGCGGTCTGCCTGCTGGACTACCTGCGGGTGGACGTCCACGCCGACTTCGCGTACTCCTTCGCCGAACGGCGGGTGTACAAGTTCTTCTCCCAGTCCGGGGTGGACCGCTGGGCGGAGATGATAATCCCCGATCCCACGAACACCGAGGTCATCTACGCCCGCACGTACACTCCCGACGGCCGCGTTTTGGACGCCACGGTGCTCACCCCCACCGACGAGGGGCTGGCGGTGAGCCTGGAGGGCGCAGTCCCCGGGGCCGTGGTGGACCTCTACTACCGCCAGTACTCGGAGGTGCGGACCCTCTACGACCTGTTGGACTACTGGAGCAACCGGTTCTACTTCCGCGAGTACTCCGACCCCCTCCTGGTAAGCCGTTTCGTGGTTACCGTACCCGAGGGGATGGAACCGGCCTTCGACAGCCTGAACTTCTCAGGCCGTGTGGAGAGGCACCGACTGCCCGACGGCTTCACCACGGACGGCTCCGCCGACATACCGGTCGAGCCGCGTGTGGCGTATATCTATGAGGAGAAGGACTCGAAGGCCATCATAAGCGAGGGGCTGATGCCGGAACGGGGCTTTTTCTCCCCCGTGGTCGGGCTCTCGACCATCGAGGACCCGGAGGACTTCTTCGACTGGTACTGGGGGAAGGCGGTAAAGGCCCTCGTCCCCGACGGGCAGGTGAGGGAGCTGGCGCACGGCCTGACCGACGGTCTGGACGATCCCCGGTCGAAGGCCGAGGCGCTTTACGGCTACGTGGTGACCCGGATCAAGGACCGGTCGGGGAGCATCTTCTTCCCCGACACGGTGCGGGAGACGTACTACCGGCGCTCGGGACGGCCCGTGGACAAGCTTCTTCTGTGGACGGCCCTGGCCCGGGAGGTCGGCCTGGAACCGGAAATCTGCCTCACCCGCTCCCGCTGGGACACCCCGATGCTCACCGGGGCCTTTTCGCCGATTGATTTCACCGACGCCGTCGGCCGGCTGCCCCTCGGCGGGGAAGTTCTGTGGGTTGATTTTTCCATGGGGCGGGTCGCCCTGGGCGAGATTTCCCCGGTGTACGAGGAGCAGCCGTACTGGCGCTGCGCGTCGCGGAAGATGGAGCGCTTCGGCGAGCGGGACCCGCTGGATCAGCGCGTCGAAATCGCCGTTCGGGTGGACCTCGACGAGACGGGGCGCGGCAGCGGCACCCTGGAGGAGACCTACCACGGGCTGTCCGCCGGCAACCGCGTCAACTACCTCGACCCGGAGACCGCCAGCCGCAACCTCGACGCGGAGCTAAACTCCTTCTTCCCCGGCGCCTCTCTGGGGAGTTACGATTTCGCCGCCCTCGAGAACCTCGCGAAGCCCTTCGGCTACACGGTGGAGTTCATCGCCCCCAACCTCGCCGTCCCCCGCGGGTCGGGTTTCGTGCTGGACCCCGTCCTCTACTCCCTGGACCTCTCCAACCGCTTCATCAGCCGCTCCGAGCGCTCCTACCCCATGGATGTCAACGGTATGGTCGCCGTCGTGGAGGAGCTGCGCTACACGCTCCCGGAAGGCTGGTCGCCCACGGCCGACTCCCTCTTCACCGAGAGGGTGGAGTCGGGGGTGAACGGCTATCTCCTGGAGGTCGCCCGGGACTCCGACGCCGGGGACGGGCTGATTCTGCGGAGGGTGGCGGTGATTCCGCTCCAGCGGGTGGAGACGTCGGAGTACGGCGAGTTCCGAGAGTTCTGCCGCCGGGTGGACGAGCTCGAACGGCGCCGCGTGACCCTCGTTCACGGGTAGGCCATGCGCGTCATCTCCGTCATCGTCTGCGTGCACAACCGGGAGGACCTGATCGCTGAGGTTCTGGAGGCGGTCTTTTCCAATTCCCCCGGAGCGCGGGGCGCCGCCGCCGAAGGTGAGGACGACCCTCCGCTGTTGAGCCTCGAGGGACACCCGGAGGCGGGTTTCGAGGTCATCGTGGTGGACGACTGCTCCCGGGACGGCACCGTCAACGAGGTCCGGCGGTTCCCGGTGAAGCTCCTCTGCTCCGTGGCGACTCGGGGGCCCTCCCTGGCGAGGAACGAGGGGGCCCGATGCGCCCGGGGCGAGATTCTGGTCTTCGTGGACTCGGACGTGGTCATCCGCCCCGACACCCTCGGGCGCATCCTGGATAGGATGGAGGACCGACCGGAGCTGGGCGGCATCGCCGGAATCACCTCCCTGGAGTGCCCCTACCCGAATTTCCTCTCGCGATACCAGAACACATTTCTGCGCTACCGCTACCTCTCCATGCCGGAAATCATCGCCACGCCGTGGGCCTCGCTCATGGCGGTGCGACGGGACGCCTTCGCCGCCGTGGACGGCTTCGACGTCTCGATGAAGACCTACGAGGACTACGACATCGGCTACCGGCTGGGCTCCGTGGACGCCCTCTTTCATTTGGACAAGGGGCTGGACTTCGTCCACCACAAGGAGTTCCGCTTCCGGCGCCTGTTCACCGACTACCTGCGCAAGGTGGCGAACATGTTCAGTTACCACCTGCGTATGAGGCTGGGCGGCCGGAAGGCCTGGGAGGCGAAAAAGCCCCACACGTGGCACGGCCACGCGCCGCACTTCCCACCACTCTCGGTGGGCATGCCAAGTGGGGCGGTGTTCAACTACCTCATCGCCGGCCCGACTCTCGTCAACCTCGCCGTCGCCCTCGCCCTGGGCGGATTCGGGCTCTACTTCTGGATCAGTCTCGGACTTCTGTGCATCGGCCCCCTCTCGATGACCGCGTTCTGGTTCTACCTCTTAAAAACTAAAGGGTTCTGGTTCACCGTCCGGGGGGTGCTCACCCAGCCTGCCCTGGCGCTGGTGGCCGAGGTCGCGGTGCTGGTTTCCCTCGCGCGGGCGGTCTTCGGAAAAACCTCCTCGGACTTCCTCGGGGCCAGCCAATGAGCGGTCCGGCGAGATTCCTGGGCCGGTTCATCGAGCCCGCGGGGCTGCCGCTTCAGCTCATCGTCTTCGTGACGGGCCGCTGCAACTGCCGCTGCGGCCACTGTTTCTACGGCCGTGAGGTGGAGCGGGCCGCGCCGGGACCGACCCTGGAGGAGTTCGGAAAAATCGCGCGGAGCTCCGGCCCCCTCCTCTGGCTTTCACTCACCGGCGGCGAGCCGTTCCTGCGCGAAGACCTGCCTGAAATCACCCGCCTCTTCGTCGCCCACGCCGGCCTCAGGAACCTCACCCTGCCCACCAACGGCCTGGCCACCGACCGCATCCTCGAGTCCACGGAAAGGATTCTGCGGTTGCACCCGCGGCTCCAGGTCGTGGTTTACCTCTCCCTGGACGGCCCGCGGGAGGTCCA comes from bacterium and encodes:
- a CDS encoding tetratricopeptide repeat protein — translated: MTRFVRAFFFVSLAVGISHAAAVDALDPLELLLLGGDPASVTKGAELVIRENPGDPAAHEALGWIALLEGREVEAQEHFFQAVLSDPSDPRAEALLRDAIRFSERVTRFHELEPVCEEVLRAADTTFETRTVARRWLLYFAREERDPARTAAMETELGYLTDWLLVAPFIHSGGLDLYQEFEPEKEIEETYDLPALGEHGWLKMPGGAYQGYAVFDNLSPIPRGVGYALTYVRLPRDGRYRFGVTSDDSVVIWMDGIRVLERDAVSGYPAVESNDAGFYADAGWHRILVKCLRDTATSSAHVPVGWGFQLCLSAFEDGDGGGPVEGLECRADLALERKVSEGGVDAFRIEPPTTASDLSLDGRFHRALSHAHREDYDLAVAELEGLIEERSGPPPDGPSTEESARTSRPECVLLRLVLGWVLDADGSEERLGRARSQYNRVVEAAPETVPAQLALAELETAEGKYWSALERVNAVAEFCPESARVWLAMANLYRQKNITPREREALERALAAEPDHMAALYETGLFLRRHQHPTEAIEILRRLVELSPDHQNAWRDLADLLQSTGGYHEAARAYERFLELKTTEVDACLELARCHQKGGFGDRLADFSTVIERAPFDYRGYVQLALALEEDQGRLDRELYRRALELYPAKDWLRGYLAWRSNATRDEFMPDVGELIANAPEAADYPESDAVCLLDYLRVDVHADFAYSFAERRVYKFFSQSGVDRWAEMIIPDPTNTEVIYARTYTPDGRVLDATVLTPTDEGLAVSLEGAVPGAVVDLYYRQYSEVRTLYDLLDYWSNRFYFREYSDPLLVSRFVVTVPEGMEPAFDSLNFSGRVERHRLPDGFTTDGSADIPVEPRVAYIYEEKDSKAIISEGLMPERGFFSPVVGLSTIEDPEDFFDWYWGKAVKALVPDGQVRELAHGLTDGLDDPRSKAEALYGYVVTRIKDRSGSIFFPDTVRETYYRRSGRPVDKLLLWTALAREVGLEPEICLTRSRWDTPMLTGAFSPIDFTDAVGRLPLGGEVLWVDFSMGRVALGEISPVYEEQPYWRCASRKMERFGERDPLDQRVEIAVRVDLDETGRGSGTLEETYHGLSAGNRVNYLDPETASRNLDAELNSFFPGASLGSYDFAALENLAKPFGYTVEFIAPNLAVPRGSGFVLDPVLYSLDLSNRFISRSERSYPMDVNGMVAVVEELRYTLPEGWSPTADSLFTERVESGVNGYLLEVARDSDAGDGLILRRVAVIPLQRVETSEYGEFREFCRRVDELERRRVTLVHG
- a CDS encoding glycosyltransferase family 2 protein; its protein translation is MRVISVIVCVHNREDLIAEVLEAVFSNSPGARGAAAEGEDDPPLLSLEGHPEAGFEVIVVDDCSRDGTVNEVRRFPVKLLCSVATRGPSLARNEGARCARGEILVFVDSDVVIRPDTLGRILDRMEDRPELGGIAGITSLECPYPNFLSRYQNTFLRYRYLSMPEIIATPWASLMAVRRDAFAAVDGFDVSMKTYEDYDIGYRLGSVDALFHLDKGLDFVHHKEFRFRRLFTDYLRKVANMFSYHLRMRLGGRKAWEAKKPHTWHGHAPHFPPLSVGMPSGAVFNYLIAGPTLVNLAVALALGGFGLYFWISLGLLCIGPLSMTAFWFYLLKTKGFWFTVRGVLTQPALALVAEVAVLVSLARAVFGKTSSDFLGASQ